In Eupeodes corollae chromosome 3, idEupCoro1.1, whole genome shotgun sequence, a single genomic region encodes these proteins:
- the LOC129952583 gene encoding putative mediator of RNA polymerase II transcription subunit 26 isoform X10: MDLSLERDGSALGSLFQQIIADMKNTTPLWDDFLAKAGKLHACLRAAIQAIAAYLDAFQKIADAATNSRGASKEIGTALTRVCLRHKAVETRLKTFTSAIMDCLVLPLQDKLEDWKRQVATIDKEHAKEHKRCRAELKKRSTDTLRLQKKARKGQSDAIQSLVDSHMHDVTMRRAELEEVEKKSLRSAMIEERMRYCTFVYMLQPVVKEECEVMSELGHLQEAMQSIANVTKEPNILPPSSEELIHDAKSTMNLYPESPGGGSGSQGCSNSLGSRKSSVCSISSMNSSGSSGSPGHHHHPRSLSQLISPTIRLKPGESSDSGFCSSPALTSQASTATSQSHAVSTWPPHSQDVPATDRPHTISSAYEKGHQRPALTVYTFQNPETIMEAATPVPTSQKSPGNVLCRPPLPVRCSSLERPLSANNNARNGTGLLPRQCPSPIPAHVTKELSHLPQSQQQQQMQQQQYLQQQSQPQPTYVNMSELASMAAQKLTNQQQQQQQIINQLQQHQQQPIQQQQPQQQNQQQPQANHSVLQQQQSTDSHSSVSSESSLVNHPNHSSSNTPSLHSHPSIESHQTNVGYSTYTPSSGASTPHNHYSPLLTNSPATPLSANAPPLVVGYINPASTNNSSCSPTSLNLKYDDAGDSEDVLKITETDSATTNNSTNNAFNNSIGQQENCTIASSSTEPNNQDSTECDERVRASVLQKASMFEKQAAAVNSSPVLPLTGGRSNHSISSGESVYSTRKDELNHSVKGANDAAVANEKDNDQIDKLYEDSIQELNDLIGELDSFQREHEAREKSHSSTDNENPSAATLIPSLKDVMASNNTHQAPTTTISNGSGTDVDSDKISIGSFNYSTQSTTASDAAKFAYSDSELSRFVSETSSLGFENPTFAHFVQSEANGDDLSIAGEDSISNVQRSLNDNDSGSGVVVIYDHTIPCTPDIDYVKQNSEIVVLRTKDPQTPEPSSSSSLITSLTPQSASGLENPKQRLSSFRSEQYITPPDNNNRNTLLNNNQGCGTRIARRSSVNTAKPPPPVRRSSSVTPSHNQSTPSFRTSCNSPGIYAQPKQVSNMSSFRSSSPGPQLQQSHTPSAQPKTNPILIAQLNARLNKQQQQSEYGTYQIAAHQQDNNRSVISAHHQPLYGSTPSSPHHQQHHHHHQQQQQQQQQLNQIYNTATTEQIYSRQANDRYHQQQQQHQHQLQQAQQQYDDYSSVNNDKSGSIRSKTKAEFLENLNAKLAKQGISGRAFAVRNLINSKALPDPRLCHESLMDQIKRGANLKRNQKINDRSAPKIH, encoded by the exons GGCTGCCATCCAGGCTATTGCCGCGTATTTGGATGCCTTCCAAAAAATCGCAGACGCCGCAACAAATTCACGAG GTGCTTCCAAGGAAATCGGTACCGCTTTGACACGTGTCTGTCTGAGACACAAGGCAGTAGAAACCCGCCTAAAAACATTCACATCAGCAATCATGGATTGCCTGGTATTACCTTTACAG gaCAAACTAGAAGACTGGAAACGCCAAGTCGCCACAATCGACAAAGAACATGCCAAAGAACACAAACGATGTCGTGCCGAGTTGAAAAAACGCTCAACCGATACACTacgtttgcaaaaaaaagccCGCAAAGGCCAATCGGATGCTATACAATCCCTGGTCGATTCACATATGCACGATGTCACGATGCGTCGTGCCGAATTAGAAGAAGTCGAAAAGAAATCACTGCGTTCGGCAATGATTGAAGAACGTATGCGTTATTGTACGTTTGTTTATATGCTCCAACCGGTAGTTAAGGAAGAATGTGAAGTAATGTCTGAATTGGGTCATTTGCAAGAGGCAATGCAATCAATTGCTAATGTTACCAAAGAGCCCAACATCCTGCCACCATCATCCGAGGAGCTAATACATGATGCTAAATCAACTATGAATTTGTACCCAGAATCACCGGGTGGTGGCTCTGGCTCGCAAGGTTGTTCAAATTCTTTGGGATCACGAAAGAGTTCGGTGTGTTCAATAAGTTCAATGAATAGCAGTGGTTCTAGTGGATCGCCtgggcatcatcatcatccacgATCTTTGTCGCAG ttaatttcgCCTACGATTCGCCTTAAGCCTGGTGAATCCAGTGATAGTGGTTTTTGCTCATCGCCAGCTTTGACTTCTcag GCTTCAACAGCAACAAGTCAGTCGCATGCTGTATCCACATGGCCACCACATTCCCAAGACGTTCCAGCCACAGATCGTCCTCACACAATATCGTCGGCCTATGAAAAAGGCCACCAGCGTCCGGCTCTGACAGTATATACATTTCAAAATCCAGAAACCATTATGGAAGCAGCAACTCCGGTTCCAACATCCCAAAAATCACCAGGAAATGTCCTGTGTCGACCACCATTACCAGTG AGATGCTCGTCGTTGGAACGTCCACTTTCGGCAAACAACAATGCACGCAACGGTACAGGTTTACTACCACGTCAGTGTCCATCACCAATTCCAGCCCATGTTACTAAAG AGCTATCTCATCTGCCACAatcccaacaacaacaacagatgcaacaacaacaatatctGCAACAGCAGTCTCAACCACAACCGACTTATGTTAATATGTCAGAACTAGCCTCAATGGCAGcccaaaaattaacaaatcaacaacaacaacaacagcaaataaTTAACCAATtgcaacaacatcaacaacaacctaTTCAACAGCAACAGCCgcaacaacaaaaccaacaacaaccacaagCGAATCATTCTGTATTGCAACAGCAGCAATCAACCGATTCTCACAGTTCGGTTTCATCAGAATCCTCTCTAGTTAACCATCCCAATCATTCCTCATCGAATACTCCCTCCTTGCATAGTCATCCATCCATTGAATCACATCAAACTAATGTCGGTTACAGTACATACACACCGTCCAGTGGTGCATCAACACCACATAATCACTATTCGCCGCTGTTAACTAATTCGCCTGCAACCCCACTATCAGCGAATGCACCACCACTTGTTGTTGGCTATATTAATCCAGCTTCAACTAATAACTCCTCGTGTTCTCCAACgtctctaaatttaaaatatgacgATGCTGGAGATTCCGAGGATGTTTTGAAAATCACAGAGACTGATAGTGCAACAACAAATAACAGTACTAACAATGCATTTAATAATTCTATTGGCCAACAAGAAAATTGTACAATTGCTTCATCGTCAACAGAGCCAAATAATCAGGATTCAACTGAATGCGATGAGCGGGTGAGGGCATCGGTCTTGCAAAAGGCTTCGATGTTTGAAAAACAAGCGGCTGCTGTAAATAGTAGTCCTGTTCTACCACTGACAGGTGGTCGAAGTAATCATTCGATATCGTCTGGAGAAAGTGTCTATTCCACACGTAAAGATGAACTCAATCACTCAGTAAAGGGTGCAAATGACGCAGCTGTAGCGAATGAAAAAGATAACG AccaaatagacaaactttacGAAGACTCCATTCAAGAACTAAATGATCTTATTGGCGAATTAGACTCCTTTCAACGAGAGCATGAAGCACGTGAAAAATCCCACAGCAGTACCGATAATGAGAATCCATCAGCAGCAACACTAATTCCATCGCTGAAGGATGTTATGGCCAGTAACAATACCCATCAGGCTCCAACTACAACAATAAGCAATGGAAGCGGAACCGATGTGGATTCCGATAAGATCTCCATCGGAAGTTTCAATTATTCAACACAAAGTACGACAGCCAGTGATGCAGCCAAATTCGCCTACTCGGACTCTGAATTGAGTCGTTTTGTGAGTGAAACAAGTTCGTTGGGGTTTGAGAATCCAACTTTCGCTCATTTCGTTCAATCCGAAGCAAATGGCGATGATCTTTCGATTGCTGGAGAAGATTCCATTTCGAATGTTCAGCGATCATTGAACGATAATGATTCTGGAAGTGGAGTAGTCGTGATCTATGATCATACAATCCCATGCACACCGGATATTGATTATGTCAAACAAAATTCCGAAATTGTTGTGCTTCGCACAAAAGATCCACAAACTCCAGAGCcatcttcgtcgtcatcgttgatAACGTCCCTAACACCACAATCTGCTAGTGGCCTGGAGAATCCCAAACAAAGGCTGAGCTCGTTTCGCAGCGAACAATATATAACACCGCCGGACAATAACAATCGCAACACACTTCTCAACAATAATCAAG gcTGTGGCACTCGAATCGCAAGACGTTCCTCAGTTAATACAGCTAAACCACCGCCACCAGTAAGACGCAGTTCGTCCGTAACACCAAGTCATAATCAATCGACACCG TCCTTCAGAACGAGTTGCAACTCACCAGGCATTTACGCTCAGCCAAAGCAAGTGAGCAACATGTCCAGTTTCCGGTCGTCCAGTCCAGGACCTCAGCTGCAACAATCACACACACCATCGGCCCAGCCAAAGACAAATCCTATTCTGATCGCTCAACTGAATGCCCGACTCAATAAGCAACAGCAGCAGTCAGAATATGGAACGTACCAAATAGCAGCGCACCAACAAGACAATAATCGCTCAGTGATTAGCGCCCATCACCAGCCTTTGTACGGATCAACACCAAGTTCACCACATCATCAGCAACACCATCATCACcaccagcaacagcagcagcaacaacagcaactaaACCAAATCTACAACACAGCCACGACAGAGCAGATATACTCACGACAAGCGAACGATCGTTACcaccagcaacagcagcaacatcaacatcaacttcAACAGGCGCAGCAACAATACGACg ACTACTCGTCGGTGAATAACGATAAATCAGGTAGCATCCGATCAAAGACCAAAGCTGAATTCTTAGAGAATCTTAATGCAAAATTGGCCAAACAGGGCATCTCTGGACGAGCATTCGCTGTGCGAAATCTAATCAACAGTAAAGCATtg cccGATCCTCGATTGTGTCACGAATCCTTGATGGATCAAATTAAACGTGGCGCAAATCTAAAgcgaaatcaaaaaattaacgaCAGAAGTGCCCCGAAAATACACTAA
- the LOC129952583 gene encoding probable serine/threonine-protein kinase DDB_G0282963 isoform X8 translates to MDLSLERDGSALGSLFQQIIADMKNTTPLWDDFLAKAGKLHACLRAAIQAIAAYLDAFQKIADAATNSRGASKEIGTALTRVCLRHKAVETRLKTFTSAIMDCLVLPLQDKLEDWKRQVATIDKEHAKEHKRCRAELKKRSTDTLRLQKKARKGQSDAIQSLVDSHMHDVTMRRAELEEVEKKSLRSAMIEERMRYCTFVYMLQPVVKEECEVMSELGHLQEAMQSIANVTKEPNILPPSSEELIHDAKSTMNLYPESPGGGSGSQGCSNSLGSRKSSVCSISSMNSSGSSGSPGHHHHPRSLSQLISPTIRLKPGESSDSGFCSSPALTSQASTATSQSHAVSTWPPHSQDVPATDRPHTISSAYEKGHQRPALTVYTFQNPETIMEAATPVPTSQKSPGNVLCRPPLPVRCSSLERPLSANNNARNGTGLLPRQCPSPIPAHVTKELSHLPQSQQQQQMQQQQYLQQQSQPQPTYVNMSELASMAAQKLTNQQQQQQQIINQLQQHQQQPIQQQQPQQQNQQQPQANHSVLQQQQSTDSHSSVSSESSLVNHPNHSSSNTPSLHSHPSIESHQTNVGYSTYTPSSGASTPHNHYSPLLTNSPATPLSANAPPLVVGYINPASTNNSSCSPTSLNLKYDDAGDSEDVLKITETDSATTNNSTNNAFNNSIGQQENCTIASSSTEPNNQDSTECDERVRASVLQKASMFEKQAAAVNSSPVLPLTGGRSNHSISSGESVYSTRKDELNHSVKGANDAAVANEKDNDQIDKLYEDSIQELNDLIGELDSFQREHEAREKSHSSTDNENPSAATLIPSLKDVMASNNTHQAPTTTISNGSGTDVDSDKISIGSFNYSTQSTTASDAAKFAYSDSELSRFVSETSSLGFENPTFAHFVQSEANGDDLSIAGEDSISNVQRSLNDNDSGSGVVVIYDHTIPCTPDIDYVKQNSEIVVLRTKDPQTPEPSSSSSLITSLTPQSASGLENPKQRLSSFRSEQYITPPDNNNRNTLLNNNQGTKTLKKPSQLPSADSNSSSGTGGEYKLSKLNLNRIVDRKIPNLNSLSNNNNNELSKNNNNNNTISPLSKDFKASLDEKLRSQKKKLDTNQQKQPSSQQQQQQSPKQQQKKFNSKIISKPLPPLPPTISHSNSNSIPSMPSHQILRSPSLLSSSSAAVTPVQSSLHPQAAKIASPPVVATVKPSISPRPASLSGCGTRIARRSSVNTAKPPPPVRRSSSVTPSHNQSTPSFRTSCNSPGIYAQPKQVSNMSSFRSSSPGPQLQQSHTPSAQPKTNPILIAQLNARLNKQQQQSEYGTYQIAAHQQDNNRSVISAHHQPLYGSTPSSPHHQQHHHHHQQQQQQQQQLNQIYNTATTEQIYSRQANDRYHQQQQQHQHQLQQAQQQYDDYSSVNNDKSGSIRSKTKAEFLENLNAKLAKQGISGRAFAVRNLINSKALPDPRLCHESLMDQIKRGANLKRNQKINDRSAPKIH, encoded by the exons GGCTGCCATCCAGGCTATTGCCGCGTATTTGGATGCCTTCCAAAAAATCGCAGACGCCGCAACAAATTCACGAG GTGCTTCCAAGGAAATCGGTACCGCTTTGACACGTGTCTGTCTGAGACACAAGGCAGTAGAAACCCGCCTAAAAACATTCACATCAGCAATCATGGATTGCCTGGTATTACCTTTACAG gaCAAACTAGAAGACTGGAAACGCCAAGTCGCCACAATCGACAAAGAACATGCCAAAGAACACAAACGATGTCGTGCCGAGTTGAAAAAACGCTCAACCGATACACTacgtttgcaaaaaaaagccCGCAAAGGCCAATCGGATGCTATACAATCCCTGGTCGATTCACATATGCACGATGTCACGATGCGTCGTGCCGAATTAGAAGAAGTCGAAAAGAAATCACTGCGTTCGGCAATGATTGAAGAACGTATGCGTTATTGTACGTTTGTTTATATGCTCCAACCGGTAGTTAAGGAAGAATGTGAAGTAATGTCTGAATTGGGTCATTTGCAAGAGGCAATGCAATCAATTGCTAATGTTACCAAAGAGCCCAACATCCTGCCACCATCATCCGAGGAGCTAATACATGATGCTAAATCAACTATGAATTTGTACCCAGAATCACCGGGTGGTGGCTCTGGCTCGCAAGGTTGTTCAAATTCTTTGGGATCACGAAAGAGTTCGGTGTGTTCAATAAGTTCAATGAATAGCAGTGGTTCTAGTGGATCGCCtgggcatcatcatcatccacgATCTTTGTCGCAG ttaatttcgCCTACGATTCGCCTTAAGCCTGGTGAATCCAGTGATAGTGGTTTTTGCTCATCGCCAGCTTTGACTTCTcag GCTTCAACAGCAACAAGTCAGTCGCATGCTGTATCCACATGGCCACCACATTCCCAAGACGTTCCAGCCACAGATCGTCCTCACACAATATCGTCGGCCTATGAAAAAGGCCACCAGCGTCCGGCTCTGACAGTATATACATTTCAAAATCCAGAAACCATTATGGAAGCAGCAACTCCGGTTCCAACATCCCAAAAATCACCAGGAAATGTCCTGTGTCGACCACCATTACCAGTG AGATGCTCGTCGTTGGAACGTCCACTTTCGGCAAACAACAATGCACGCAACGGTACAGGTTTACTACCACGTCAGTGTCCATCACCAATTCCAGCCCATGTTACTAAAG AGCTATCTCATCTGCCACAatcccaacaacaacaacagatgcaacaacaacaatatctGCAACAGCAGTCTCAACCACAACCGACTTATGTTAATATGTCAGAACTAGCCTCAATGGCAGcccaaaaattaacaaatcaacaacaacaacaacagcaaataaTTAACCAATtgcaacaacatcaacaacaacctaTTCAACAGCAACAGCCgcaacaacaaaaccaacaacaaccacaagCGAATCATTCTGTATTGCAACAGCAGCAATCAACCGATTCTCACAGTTCGGTTTCATCAGAATCCTCTCTAGTTAACCATCCCAATCATTCCTCATCGAATACTCCCTCCTTGCATAGTCATCCATCCATTGAATCACATCAAACTAATGTCGGTTACAGTACATACACACCGTCCAGTGGTGCATCAACACCACATAATCACTATTCGCCGCTGTTAACTAATTCGCCTGCAACCCCACTATCAGCGAATGCACCACCACTTGTTGTTGGCTATATTAATCCAGCTTCAACTAATAACTCCTCGTGTTCTCCAACgtctctaaatttaaaatatgacgATGCTGGAGATTCCGAGGATGTTTTGAAAATCACAGAGACTGATAGTGCAACAACAAATAACAGTACTAACAATGCATTTAATAATTCTATTGGCCAACAAGAAAATTGTACAATTGCTTCATCGTCAACAGAGCCAAATAATCAGGATTCAACTGAATGCGATGAGCGGGTGAGGGCATCGGTCTTGCAAAAGGCTTCGATGTTTGAAAAACAAGCGGCTGCTGTAAATAGTAGTCCTGTTCTACCACTGACAGGTGGTCGAAGTAATCATTCGATATCGTCTGGAGAAAGTGTCTATTCCACACGTAAAGATGAACTCAATCACTCAGTAAAGGGTGCAAATGACGCAGCTGTAGCGAATGAAAAAGATAACG AccaaatagacaaactttacGAAGACTCCATTCAAGAACTAAATGATCTTATTGGCGAATTAGACTCCTTTCAACGAGAGCATGAAGCACGTGAAAAATCCCACAGCAGTACCGATAATGAGAATCCATCAGCAGCAACACTAATTCCATCGCTGAAGGATGTTATGGCCAGTAACAATACCCATCAGGCTCCAACTACAACAATAAGCAATGGAAGCGGAACCGATGTGGATTCCGATAAGATCTCCATCGGAAGTTTCAATTATTCAACACAAAGTACGACAGCCAGTGATGCAGCCAAATTCGCCTACTCGGACTCTGAATTGAGTCGTTTTGTGAGTGAAACAAGTTCGTTGGGGTTTGAGAATCCAACTTTCGCTCATTTCGTTCAATCCGAAGCAAATGGCGATGATCTTTCGATTGCTGGAGAAGATTCCATTTCGAATGTTCAGCGATCATTGAACGATAATGATTCTGGAAGTGGAGTAGTCGTGATCTATGATCATACAATCCCATGCACACCGGATATTGATTATGTCAAACAAAATTCCGAAATTGTTGTGCTTCGCACAAAAGATCCACAAACTCCAGAGCcatcttcgtcgtcatcgttgatAACGTCCCTAACACCACAATCTGCTAGTGGCCTGGAGAATCCCAAACAAAGGCTGAGCTCGTTTCGCAGCGAACAATATATAACACCGCCGGACAATAACAATCGCAACACACTTCTCAACAATAATCAAGGTACGAAAACGCTGAAGAAGCCTTCGCAGCTTCCATCAGCTGATAGTAATAGTAGTAGTGGTACAGGTGGCGAATACAAGCTGTCCAAGTTGAACTTGAACCGTATCGTCGATAGGAAGATACcaaatttaaatagtttaagcaataataataataatgaattaagtaagaacaacaacaacaataacaccaTTTCACCATTGAGCAAAGACTTTAAGGCGAGTTTAGATGAGAAGCTACGttctcagaagaaaaagttAGATACAAATCAGCAAAAACAACCATCatcacagcaacaacaacaacagtcacctaaacaacaacaaaaaaagttcaattcgaaaattatttcaaaaccattacCACCATTGCCACCAACAATTTcacattcaaattcaaattcaataccATCAATGCCTTCGCATCAAATCCTTAGATCACCATCATTGTTGTCATCTTCATCGGCGGCGGTGACGCCAGTACAGTCGTCGTTGCATCCACAGGCGGCAAAAATTGCCTCGCCACCAGTGGTAGCAACGGTGAAGCCGAGCATCTCACCACGTCCGGCTTCGTTGTcgg gcTGTGGCACTCGAATCGCAAGACGTTCCTCAGTTAATACAGCTAAACCACCGCCACCAGTAAGACGCAGTTCGTCCGTAACACCAAGTCATAATCAATCGACACCG TCCTTCAGAACGAGTTGCAACTCACCAGGCATTTACGCTCAGCCAAAGCAAGTGAGCAACATGTCCAGTTTCCGGTCGTCCAGTCCAGGACCTCAGCTGCAACAATCACACACACCATCGGCCCAGCCAAAGACAAATCCTATTCTGATCGCTCAACTGAATGCCCGACTCAATAAGCAACAGCAGCAGTCAGAATATGGAACGTACCAAATAGCAGCGCACCAACAAGACAATAATCGCTCAGTGATTAGCGCCCATCACCAGCCTTTGTACGGATCAACACCAAGTTCACCACATCATCAGCAACACCATCATCACcaccagcaacagcagcagcaacaacagcaactaaACCAAATCTACAACACAGCCACGACAGAGCAGATATACTCACGACAAGCGAACGATCGTTACcaccagcaacagcagcaacatcaacatcaacttcAACAGGCGCAGCAACAATACGACg ACTACTCGTCGGTGAATAACGATAAATCAGGTAGCATCCGATCAAAGACCAAAGCTGAATTCTTAGAGAATCTTAATGCAAAATTGGCCAAACAGGGCATCTCTGGACGAGCATTCGCTGTGCGAAATCTAATCAACAGTAAAGCATtg cccGATCCTCGATTGTGTCACGAATCCTTGATGGATCAAATTAAACGTGGCGCAAATCTAAAgcgaaatcaaaaaattaacgaCAGAAGTGCCCCGAAAATACACTAA